In the Paenibacillus sp. FSL R7-0337 genome, GTTTTTTTACCTTCCGCTTTATTTTGAAGCTCATTCTTATTCTCCTCCACTTCAAACTTATCCAAGTAGTCATCTGGTCCAGCGCCAATCGATGGAGTTTTTTTTAGTCCAACCTTTTCAGCTGCTGCCATAATATCTTTCTTCTGGTGATAGGTATACGTCAATTTGGTGAGTATGTCCTTATTTACAACACCAACGAGTTCTTTTTCCATTTCGGTAATGGCTGGAGCAGTGAAAGAAGTTGAGAAACCGAAATTGAATCTTTAGACTTGTTGCTACACCCTCCTACTACCATGAATTTTAAACAGTCACCAATAAAATTAGTCTTGTTTTCACAGAGAAAGTAATTTGCATTGACGAAATATACATTTAAGACTACTATAGGAAAATAAAGAAAAATAATAGAATAATAAGGAAATTTAAATGGTGGAATGGAATGAAAATAAGTGAAGTACCATTAAGCTTACTAAGAAACTATTAATGGGTGCCTAGTTCCGACACCTCAATTAATATTTTGAAAATGCTGTACTAAAGCAGAAAGGAGGGCAAATTGGGTACTGATGGTTACAACATAGAACTAAAACGAAACTTGTATGATGTTTGTATACCAGCAACTGCGAAAAAAATCGTCAGGTTTGTTTTAAAAAATCAAAAAATGAAGGTGAGGACAATTTTATGTTTAAAAAATTATTAGCATTAGCACTATCGGCAATTATGGTTTTGGGTATAGGTACAACGGCTTTCGCATCAGATGTTCCAAATGTTGACTTTAATTTATCCGTGTCCGAAGTAGCAGGAATCCGCACTTCTGTGACGAGCGACGAAACGTCACAATATATCGTCGTTTACGATTCTATTCAGAATACAATGCAGGTATCAATCAAAGACTTGGAAACAGGTTCGATTGTTGAAGGCGAAACTATAGAAGCCAAAACACTTCAGTCATCACAAAGTGCTAGATCAACTATCCATCAGGACACATTTTCGAATTATGAATATGATGTCTACACCGGCAGTCCAAATGAGTGGAGATTAGAAAGACCAAAGGGTAGTGGGCAAGGTTATTTTATGACATATGAAAATAGCTCCAACACCACCCAGTTGAACAGTTTTTTCGATAAAGTAAATATCCTCAATGATAAAGAATGGACGGCAGTCTCGCTTTATGGGGTTTCATTGATCTCTGCTGTTGGAGCAGGTTTTGCATCAGCTTTAGCCCTTGCATCAGGAGGTACACTTACACCAGCTGCTATTGCTGCTGTTGTTGCCGCAACGGGAGCTACTGGCGCAACAGCTATTGCGATGACGGCAATTGGCACGCAATGCAATGTTTGTGAACTTGCTTATTGGAACGCACTAAACTCAACCAACAATACTCACTATTAAACAATATCATGGTAGAAACTTACGTTAGAATAGTTTTAGTTACATTAATATCTTTAGTTGTTGTATACTACGCATATCTACTGGCACAAGCAAGGGCTATATTAAAAAAAGCCCATAAGGACTCCACAGATGAAAGTATGGAACGCATCGTACTTCTTAAGCAAAAGTTCGTTCCAACGGTATGTTATTTACTGTGCATGGTTGCCTCCGGAGTGCTCTATCTCGTAGGAATTAATATCGGAATCATGTTGTGTGTGCTCATAATCTTAAACGTTATTGTTGCTTTCGTTGGCGACAAAAGGATTTTATCAAAAGCAGAAATCAAGAAGAAATAAGTTTGGCTTTTTCGTGACGCAAACAGTGGCACAAAGCAAGACGAAACGGAAGTGTGGACGTTGGTATTACTACACAAGATTGTAATTGTAGATTTGCGCTTTACCATAACCAATT is a window encoding:
- a CDS encoding geobacillin-26 family protein (This protein is homologous to geobacillin 26, a large bacteriocin (245 amino acids) that was found in the thermophile Geobacillus sp. 15, and that has an unknown mechanism of action.), with product MFKKLLALALSAIMVLGIGTTAFASDVPNVDFNLSVSEVAGIRTSVTSDETSQYIVVYDSIQNTMQVSIKDLETGSIVEGETIEAKTLQSSQSARSTIHQDTFSNYEYDVYTGSPNEWRLERPKGSGQGYFMTYENSSNTTQLNSFFDKVNILNDKEWTAVSLYGVSLISAVGAGFASALALASGGTLTPAAIAAVVAATGATGATAIAMTAIGTQCNVCELAYWNALNSTNNTHY